From a region of the Paenibacillus segetis genome:
- a CDS encoding KH domain-containing protein: MEQLVGVIAKALVDHPDDVRVEVVEKEHLIVYELTVHPDDVGKVIGKQGRIAKALRTVVASAAVKMDKRVTVDIMS, from the coding sequence ATGGAACAATTAGTCGGCGTTATTGCGAAGGCTCTTGTTGATCATCCGGACGATGTCCGTGTGGAAGTAGTGGAGAAAGAACACCTGATTGTATATGAACTGACCGTCCATCCTGATGATGTGGGAAAAGTGATTGGCAAGCAGGGAAGAATCGCCAAGGCGCTCCGCACGGTTGTAGCATCGGCAGCCGTAAAGATGGACAAACGGGTTACCGTGGACATCATGTCTTAA
- the rimM gene encoding ribosome maturation factor RimM (Essential for efficient processing of 16S rRNA) produces the protein MTESLLMVGKIVNTHGIRGELKVLLHTDFPEVRFAPKSRLLIVHPENGILTEVTVVSSRPNKGMYVVKFAGFDNINEVEKYKGTDLKVPKEKTVELPENEYYFHEIIGCRVISDEDEDLGVIEEILRPGANDVWVVKMPSGNQLLLPVIDDVVLDVDVRNQLVKVHLMEGLL, from the coding sequence ATGACTGAATCATTGTTGATGGTTGGGAAGATCGTCAATACACACGGAATCCGCGGCGAGCTAAAGGTGTTGTTACATACGGATTTTCCAGAAGTACGATTTGCACCCAAAAGTCGCCTCCTAATCGTCCATCCTGAGAATGGAATTCTGACAGAGGTTACCGTAGTTTCGTCTCGACCTAACAAGGGAATGTATGTCGTTAAATTTGCGGGTTTTGATAATATTAATGAAGTGGAAAAATATAAAGGAACGGATTTAAAAGTTCCTAAAGAGAAAACAGTTGAATTACCGGAGAATGAATATTATTTCCACGAAATTATCGGATGCCGTGTCATTAGTGATGAAGACGAGGATTTAGGCGTTATTGAGGAGATTTTACGGCCTGGGGCTAATGATGTATGGGTAGTTAAAATGCCTTCGGGTAATCAACTGTTGCTTCCAGTAATTGATGATGTCGTGTTAGATGTCGATGTACGGAACCAACTCGTTAAGGTCCACCTCATGGAAGGACTGTTATAA
- the trmD gene encoding tRNA (guanosine(37)-N1)-methyltransferase TrmD, giving the protein MRMDVLTLFPEMFDGVFNSSILGKAQDKGIVSLNAINFRDFAGNKHSSVDDMPYGGGGGMVLKPEPIFSAVEDVLSRRTQERDKSTETEPVSPPRVILMCPQGETFTQRKAEELAKEEHIVFICGHYEGYDERIRQYLVTDELSIGDYVLTGGEVPAMVVIDSVARLLPGVLGNENSAVSDSFSTGLLEYPHYTRPAEFRGWKVPDILLSGHHANVADWRRKEALRRTWQRRPDLLDHVELSPKDRKWLEQLQAEREHGDPIG; this is encoded by the coding sequence ATGCGTATGGATGTCTTAACCTTGTTTCCGGAGATGTTTGACGGCGTCTTCAATAGCAGTATTCTTGGAAAAGCGCAGGATAAGGGGATTGTATCCTTGAACGCGATCAATTTCCGGGATTTTGCGGGGAATAAGCATAGTAGTGTCGACGACATGCCATATGGCGGAGGCGGTGGGATGGTGCTGAAGCCGGAGCCGATTTTTTCCGCTGTGGAGGATGTTCTCTCTCGGAGAACACAAGAGAGGGATAAATCAACAGAAACAGAACCCGTTTCACCACCACGTGTCATCCTGATGTGTCCACAAGGTGAGACGTTCACCCAGCGTAAAGCAGAAGAACTTGCCAAGGAAGAGCACATTGTCTTCATTTGCGGTCATTATGAAGGTTATGATGAACGGATTCGGCAATACCTAGTGACCGATGAATTATCAATTGGTGATTATGTATTGACTGGCGGCGAGGTGCCAGCGATGGTTGTGATCGACAGTGTTGCAAGACTTCTTCCGGGAGTACTAGGTAATGAGAATAGCGCTGTAAGCGATTCTTTTAGTACCGGGTTACTTGAATACCCTCATTACACGCGTCCTGCTGAGTTTCGTGGTTGGAAAGTGCCAGATATATTACTGAGTGGACATCATGCGAACGTCGCTGACTGGAGGCGCAAAGAAGCGCTACGGCGGACCTGGCAACGTCGACCTGACCTGTTAGATCATGTGGAGCTCTCACCAAAGGATCGAAAGTGGTTAGAACAACTTCAAGCTGAACGTGAACACGGAGATCCGATAGGTTAA
- the rplS gene encoding 50S ribosomal protein L19: MNILQAITQEQLRKDIPSFRPGDTLKVYVKVIEGTRERVQLFEGVVIKRHGGGISETFTVRKISNGVGVERAFPIHSPKIEKIEVARRGKVRRAKLYYLRELRGKAARIKEARR, from the coding sequence ATGAATATTTTACAAGCGATTACGCAAGAACAACTTCGCAAAGATATTCCGAGTTTTCGTCCTGGGGACACTTTGAAAGTGTACGTAAAGGTTATTGAAGGAACTCGTGAGCGTGTCCAATTGTTTGAAGGTGTTGTTATTAAGCGTCATGGTGGCGGAATCAGTGAAACCTTTACTGTTCGTAAAATTTCGAACGGTGTAGGTGTGGAAAGAGCTTTCCCAATCCATTCCCCAAAAATCGAAAAAATCGAAGTGGCTCGTCGTGGTAAAGTGCGTCGTGCTAAGTTGTACTATCTTCGTGAACTTCGTGGTAAAGCAGCAAGAATTAAAGAAGCGCGTCGTTAA
- the lepB gene encoding signal peptidase I, with amino-acid sequence MEQQFQSEQHAGHSGTSQDPPKKEKNEAIEWLKAIVIAVALVLVIRWIFFAPFIVDGPSMQPNFHTGERIIVNKILFDVRQPKHGEVIVFHVPSEGRDFIKRVIGVPGDTVKVEGDTVTVNGNVVDETYIKEALDEKHNNNELYNTKAGFPNDQFQDGTVPEGHVFVLGDNRSNSTDSRSIGFVPFKDIVGRADLVFWPLKDMEFVKH; translated from the coding sequence ATGGAGCAGCAATTTCAATCGGAGCAGCACGCGGGCCATTCTGGAACATCACAGGACCCGCCTAAGAAAGAGAAAAATGAGGCTATTGAATGGCTCAAGGCCATCGTAATCGCTGTTGCTTTGGTTCTGGTGATTCGTTGGATTTTCTTCGCTCCGTTTATAGTAGACGGGCCGTCGATGCAGCCGAATTTCCATACGGGTGAAAGAATCATTGTAAACAAAATTCTATTTGATGTGAGACAACCGAAACACGGTGAAGTTATTGTTTTTCATGTGCCATCTGAGGGACGAGATTTCATCAAGCGAGTTATCGGAGTTCCTGGAGATACGGTAAAAGTCGAAGGCGACACGGTAACGGTTAATGGAAACGTAGTTGATGAAACATACATTAAAGAAGCTTTAGATGAGAAGCATAATAATAATGAGTTGTATAATACGAAAGCTGGCTTTCCGAATGATCAGTTTCAAGACGGGACGGTACCCGAAGGTCATGTATTTGTACTTGGGGATAATCGTTCCAATAGTACGGACAGCAGAAGCATCGGTTTTGTACCATTTAAGGATATTGTAGGGCGTGCGGATTTGGTATTCTGGCCCCTTAAAGATATGGAATTTGTAAAACACTAA
- the ylqF gene encoding ribosome biogenesis GTPase YlqF, with protein sequence MTIQWFPGHMTRARRQIQDKLKLIDVVIELLDARLPLSSRNPMIDDILQGKPRMIVLNKADLADSTVTREWMEFFKNEGHLTIAVDASTGLGIKEIPILAKQLLKEKIDRQIAKGINPRAVRALIVGIPNVGKSTLINRLAGRNIAATGDRPGVTKGQQWIKVGTEMELLDTPGILWPKFEDQNVGYRLAVTGAIKEEILNVEDIAFFAVKYLSKYYWSPMQERFDLGEQPRDFDNPDEIVSVMEAIGRKRGCIVSGGRVDLEKASSLLLRELRAGKMGTFSLEAPY encoded by the coding sequence ATGACAATTCAATGGTTTCCCGGACATATGACCAGAGCTCGCCGTCAGATTCAGGATAAATTGAAGCTGATCGACGTCGTCATCGAATTACTGGATGCAAGGCTTCCATTATCCAGTAGAAATCCAATGATCGATGACATTTTACAGGGTAAACCCCGCATGATTGTATTAAATAAAGCGGATTTGGCCGATTCTACTGTTACGCGTGAGTGGATGGAGTTCTTTAAGAACGAAGGTCATTTGACGATAGCAGTTGATGCATCGACTGGCCTCGGAATTAAGGAAATTCCAATATTGGCAAAACAATTGCTCAAGGAAAAGATCGACAGGCAGATCGCCAAGGGAATCAATCCACGGGCGGTTCGTGCCTTGATCGTTGGAATTCCAAACGTCGGAAAATCTACACTAATCAATCGGTTGGCTGGGCGTAACATTGCAGCTACAGGTGATCGTCCTGGGGTAACAAAAGGGCAACAGTGGATTAAAGTCGGCACGGAAATGGAGTTGCTTGACACGCCAGGGATTTTATGGCCAAAGTTTGAGGATCAAAACGTAGGTTACCGACTTGCGGTGACTGGCGCGATCAAAGAGGAGATCCTTAATGTTGAGGATATCGCATTCTTTGCTGTAAAATATTTGTCCAAGTATTATTGGTCCCCTATGCAAGAGCGATTCGATTTGGGGGAACAACCTCGCGATTTTGATAATCCTGATGAGATCGTATCCGTGATGGAAGCGATCGGTCGTAAACGCGGCTGTATTGTAAGCGGAGGACGTGTCGATTTAGAGAAAGCATCTTCATTGTTATTACGTGAATTACGGGCTGGCAAAATGGGAACATTTTCACTGGAAGCTCCATATTAA
- a CDS encoding MraY family glycosyltransferase: MSFLIVYILIPPFGRFAFRIDFVDKPRKDVERKLHREPIPLTASYVIFIGFFVTYLLLGREFNMETVAIFIGGMMLLVIGTLDDWYKTKGKDFPALPKLIVQIMAAVIVYASGISFTGFVNPFSGDYVVLPGMLQFILTILWIFGVTTVINFSDGLDGLAGGLSAISGITLFIVAITKGQSNSAIMAIILVGVTLAYLRYNKAPAKIFMGDAGATFLGFILAVIALDGAFKQATVLSLFIPVLALGVPIFDNLFVIIKRFSQGKSIYVADASQAHYRLLRAGLTHRQTVMILWLISTCLSLSSIILLLIQT, encoded by the coding sequence ATGTCGTTTCTAATTGTATATATACTTATTCCACCGTTTGGTAGATTTGCATTTCGGATTGATTTTGTAGATAAGCCGAGGAAGGATGTAGAACGCAAGCTGCATCGTGAACCGATCCCGCTTACAGCGAGCTACGTTATTTTTATAGGTTTTTTTGTTACGTATTTGCTCCTTGGTAGAGAGTTTAATATGGAAACGGTAGCTATATTTATTGGTGGAATGATGTTACTCGTTATTGGTACTCTTGATGATTGGTACAAGACGAAGGGCAAAGATTTTCCAGCTCTTCCTAAATTGATTGTTCAAATTATGGCTGCAGTTATTGTATATGCTTCTGGAATTTCATTTACGGGATTTGTTAACCCATTTTCGGGTGATTATGTCGTCCTTCCTGGGATGTTACAATTTATATTAACTATTTTATGGATTTTCGGTGTAACGACGGTCATCAATTTCTCAGATGGTTTGGATGGACTTGCTGGAGGATTATCTGCAATATCAGGAATTACGCTATTTATCGTAGCTATAACCAAAGGACAATCAAACTCAGCGATTATGGCCATTATTCTCGTTGGTGTAACGCTCGCCTACTTACGATACAACAAGGCACCAGCAAAAATATTTATGGGTGATGCAGGAGCAACATTTCTCGGCTTCATACTAGCGGTCATCGCGCTAGACGGGGCATTCAAGCAAGCCACGGTCTTATCGTTGTTTATTCCTGTTCTTGCGCTAGGTGTTCCGATTTTTGATAATTTGTTTGTTATTATCAAGCGTTTTTCCCAAGGAAAATCAATTTATGTAGCCGATGCAAGTCAAGCACATTATCGGTTGCTCCGTGCGGGATTGACTCACCGCCAAACGGTTATGATTCTTTGGTTAATTAGTACTTGTCTTAGTTTGTCTTCGATTATACTCCTCCTCATTCAAACGTAA
- a CDS encoding ribonuclease HII, translating into MSDLLSYEREYWPSHQYIAGIDEVGRGCLFGDVVAAAVILPKDLVLEDVNDSKKLSAKKRDKLYDIIIEHALAVGVGFVDSEMIDRINIKQAARVAMKQAVEQLKITPDFMLIDAEKMDVKIPQLSVIKGDATSQSIAAASIVAKVTRDRLCEGEWDALYPEYGIAIHKGYATKFHREQILAFGATPMHRKSFLTNIFIQEQTLF; encoded by the coding sequence ATGAGTGATTTATTAAGTTATGAGCGGGAGTACTGGCCTTCACACCAGTATATAGCTGGGATTGATGAGGTGGGGCGAGGATGTCTATTCGGAGATGTCGTTGCTGCTGCTGTAATATTGCCAAAGGACTTGGTTTTGGAGGATGTTAATGACTCTAAGAAGCTAAGCGCAAAGAAACGTGATAAATTGTACGATATTATTATAGAACATGCCCTCGCTGTAGGTGTAGGGTTTGTGGACTCAGAAATGATAGATCGAATTAATATTAAGCAAGCGGCTAGAGTGGCTATGAAGCAGGCGGTAGAACAGCTTAAGATTACCCCTGATTTTATGTTGATTGATGCCGAAAAGATGGATGTGAAAATTCCACAGTTGTCTGTTATTAAAGGTGATGCGACCAGTCAATCGATCGCAGCAGCGTCAATTGTCGCTAAGGTAACAAGGGATCGGCTTTGCGAAGGGGAATGGGATGCGCTTTATCCAGAGTATGGGATTGCCATACATAAAGGTTATGCTACGAAGTTTCATCGTGAACAAATTTTGGCCTTTGGAGCAACACCTATGCATCGTAAGAGCTTTTTAACTAATATATTTATTCAGGAGCAAACTTTGTTCTAA
- a CDS encoding flagellar hook-length control protein FliK: MNIGPLIRNLVGDTRAGTPRTMELKTGQVVRGTVLSVSEDGQEAVIQVQGVKLHATLETPLKSGETTLLQVQQPNQGGTLVLKPMGTQPGVQMSEASMTEVLKTLGLENTSANRELISQMQANGLPLTKESVSQIIQTLAHKPVEVPLSEWIQAASIANGRGLPITGETVAGLHQAVFGPPLHELLSSLEDGLAKFLAQNVASSGKGLSGDGLGASGNAGTIGNSGQLLAQQNNNAAQASTSSVPIANSNVALSNTAPEGSGQNGLLLQGSLGGEKSGASLLIKLQNVLLELRSTVPQDGISTTGAQSQEAGTAKTVADPQPGAARAGVDPQITGPAGNAAPAGNSPAGSGQAAAASAAAAMAAPAAHGEEGQQAPSPGTRPTAEAESWVGRVLKLLGAEHEQQSLRAAAPSAPPAQGAAPQAAGAAQQALAGSADAPGDGTAPPATAGGAAAPAAALVVPHGGGTDKAAATSAALHSALHELTPDAVASASTAKETLKGLLLQIAAADDIPAPLQEAAKQLVHQLTGQQLLLNTDRTSPFAQVTMFIPFIGPDGQQTASVHIESRRGRKGEMDPSNCRLWFDLQMKALGQIMVDVQVADKKVLLKIYSEQESTGVFLESRQDEIEAALEATGYQLLSMKAELLIRPESEDNTGNELGMSASYTPSPYKGVDYRV, from the coding sequence ATGAATATTGGACCATTGATCCGTAATCTGGTGGGAGATACCAGGGCAGGAACACCAAGAACGATGGAATTAAAAACGGGACAAGTTGTTAGAGGTACCGTATTAAGTGTGTCTGAAGATGGGCAGGAAGCAGTTATTCAAGTTCAAGGGGTAAAGCTTCATGCTACATTGGAAACCCCTCTAAAATCAGGAGAGACAACGCTACTTCAGGTACAACAGCCAAATCAAGGTGGAACGCTTGTACTCAAACCGATGGGCACTCAACCAGGTGTTCAGATGTCAGAGGCTTCAATGACTGAGGTCCTCAAAACGCTAGGGTTGGAGAACACGTCAGCTAACCGAGAATTAATAAGTCAGATGCAGGCTAATGGGCTACCGTTAACGAAGGAAAGTGTTTCGCAAATAATACAGACTTTAGCTCATAAACCAGTAGAGGTTCCGCTCTCGGAATGGATCCAAGCGGCAAGTATTGCAAACGGTCGTGGTTTGCCTATTACGGGGGAAACAGTGGCAGGATTGCATCAGGCAGTATTTGGTCCTCCACTTCATGAGTTGTTATCTTCACTTGAAGATGGATTAGCTAAATTTTTGGCTCAGAATGTAGCATCATCTGGTAAGGGCTTAAGTGGAGATGGCCTTGGAGCTTCAGGGAATGCAGGGACAATAGGGAATAGTGGTCAGTTGCTTGCTCAGCAGAATAATAATGCGGCTCAAGCTTCTACTAGCTCGGTGCCAATTGCAAATAGTAATGTTGCTTTGTCCAATACAGCGCCAGAAGGTAGTGGCCAAAATGGACTACTACTTCAGGGAAGCTTAGGTGGAGAGAAGAGTGGGGCAAGCTTATTAATAAAGTTGCAAAATGTATTGCTTGAACTGCGTTCGACCGTACCACAGGATGGAATATCTACAACTGGAGCACAATCGCAAGAAGCGGGGACGGCAAAGACGGTGGCTGATCCTCAACCAGGAGCAGCAAGAGCAGGCGTGGACCCGCAGATAACGGGTCCGGCAGGCAATGCCGCCCCCGCCGGGAATTCCCCGGCGGGTAGCGGCCAAGCCGCTGCCGCAAGCGCAGCTGCGGCCATGGCGGCGCCTGCGGCGCATGGCGAAGAGGGCCAGCAGGCCCCTTCGCCAGGCACGCGTCCCACCGCCGAGGCGGAGTCGTGGGTGGGACGCGTGCTCAAGCTGCTCGGTGCGGAGCACGAGCAGCAGTCGCTGCGCGCGGCCGCGCCTAGCGCGCCGCCAGCGCAGGGGGCAGCGCCGCAGGCCGCAGGCGCGGCGCAGCAGGCACTCGCCGGGAGCGCGGATGCGCCCGGCGATGGAACAGCGCCCCCCGCTACTGCTGGAGGCGCAGCGGCCCCTGCCGCCGCCCTTGTCGTACCGCACGGCGGCGGCACAGACAAAGCTGCAGCCACCTCAGCGGCTTTGCATTCGGCGCTGCATGAACTAACGCCGGATGCCGTAGCAAGCGCTAGTACGGCTAAAGAGACGCTGAAGGGACTGCTCCTGCAGATTGCCGCGGCTGACGATATTCCTGCACCACTACAAGAGGCGGCGAAGCAGCTTGTCCATCAACTTACCGGTCAGCAATTACTTCTGAATACAGACAGAACATCACCGTTTGCTCAAGTAACGATGTTCATCCCTTTTATAGGGCCGGATGGTCAGCAAACCGCCTCCGTTCATATTGAATCCAGACGTGGCCGGAAGGGGGAAATGGATCCCTCCAATTGTCGCTTGTGGTTTGATCTACAAATGAAAGCATTAGGGCAAATTATGGTTGACGTGCAAGTAGCCGATAAGAAGGTCCTACTGAAGATCTATAGTGAACAGGAATCTACTGGAGTATTTCTAGAATCAAGACAGGATGAAATAGAAGCTGCACTCGAAGCTACAGGCTATCAGTTGCTTTCCATGAAAGCAGAACTATTAATTAGGCCAGAGAGTGAGGATAATACCGGGAATGAATTGGGGATGTCGGCTTCATATACGCCAAGTCCTTATAAAGGAGTGGACTATCGGGTATGA
- a CDS encoding EscU/YscU/HrcU family type III secretion system export apparatus switch protein, giving the protein MSEHKEDRSLAFKRAVALKYEPSQNEAPVITAKGRGLLAERIMETAKEHGIPIQEDPALVEVLSKLDLDQQIPPELYTLVAEILSFVYRSDKLAERRMSR; this is encoded by the coding sequence ATGAGCGAGCATAAAGAAGATCGTTCACTCGCTTTCAAGAGAGCCGTAGCTCTGAAATATGAGCCTTCACAGAATGAGGCTCCAGTTATAACGGCTAAAGGTCGTGGACTGTTGGCAGAGAGAATCATGGAGACGGCAAAAGAACATGGGATTCCAATACAGGAGGACCCGGCATTAGTTGAGGTACTCTCTAAGCTCGATCTTGATCAGCAAATCCCTCCTGAGCTTTATACCTTGGTGGCTGAAATTCTCAGTTTCGTCTATCGTTCCGACAAATTAGCGGAAAGAAGGATGTCTCGTTGA
- a CDS encoding YraN family protein, with the protein MNHISRSDGRKAKGQLAEQAAADYLFAHGYEIVERNWRCRSGEIDIVAIQDDVIVIVEVRSRSSYASSFGTPSESITARKMKQVRDTAAVYLHHVRKSNAIVRFDVLAITLNVMSH; encoded by the coding sequence ATGAATCATATATCTAGATCCGATGGACGGAAAGCAAAAGGTCAATTAGCAGAACAAGCAGCGGCTGATTACTTATTTGCTCATGGATATGAAATCGTGGAGAGGAACTGGCGTTGTCGTTCAGGTGAGATTGATATTGTTGCCATACAAGATGACGTAATCGTTATTGTGGAAGTTCGTAGCCGTAGTAGTTATGCGTCGTCTTTTGGTACGCCATCTGAATCCATAACCGCTCGTAAAATGAAGCAGGTACGAGATACAGCTGCTGTGTATTTACATCATGTTCGGAAAAGTAACGCAATTGTACGTTTTGATGTACTAGCGATTACTTTGAACGTGATGAGTCACTAA
- a CDS encoding recombinase family protein produces MFNFNEQSQFKDAVVYARVSSEDQQERETIETQIEYADKYSDLYNINIKDYYKDDGVSGHAHSLEERPDGKRLIEDAKAGKIKLVLIYNMKRLGRKARFILDAIYQLEQYGVAIRSMTEPFDTGTPTGRFVITLLAGQAEFDRDTLIETLWHGANRHARLGKWLGGIVPYGYRVNTEGFLEINEDPLPGKENLSEAGIVRLIYHLVSSQRMSTIKVADYLNDLKIPPSYIVHGRKVKKGLDRGKRKESTAGIWRPGRISTILKNTTYKGYHDYGKRSKREREIIRREVPAIVPEETWDIAQQTLRDNQFESVRNSKSQYMLRGLIKCGCCGITYMGTSFGSGPRNQNGKRIKKPFYICGGKRIYKGPILGKCPSKNIPCDWIEALVWEECVDFILNPGDALQELEDGMIVKRSETEDYKNEIFIIKKSIDDKETERQSILNLYRQKMITALDVEKQLQGIMQESINLENRIKELNALIEAEKHISIKFDSAEKLLLDFRSKIENDPPFEVKRQIIKALVKEITVITDGPEDGNSKRKKAEVKVRYNFEHAQGNLLTLVRADI; encoded by the coding sequence ATGTTTAATTTTAATGAACAAAGTCAGTTTAAAGATGCGGTCGTATATGCGAGGGTATCTTCAGAGGATCAGCAGGAACGTGAAACAATTGAAACTCAAATTGAGTACGCCGATAAATACTCGGACTTATATAACATCAATATTAAAGATTATTACAAGGACGATGGGGTCAGCGGGCATGCTCATTCCCTTGAAGAACGTCCAGATGGTAAGCGCCTTATTGAAGACGCAAAGGCTGGAAAAATCAAGTTAGTGTTGATCTATAACATGAAACGTCTCGGTCGCAAGGCTCGTTTTATCTTAGATGCCATATATCAACTTGAACAATATGGTGTGGCGATCAGATCAATGACAGAGCCTTTTGATACTGGTACCCCAACAGGTAGATTTGTCATTACCCTGCTGGCTGGACAAGCTGAATTTGACAGGGATACTTTAATCGAGACACTTTGGCATGGAGCTAATCGTCACGCACGCCTCGGTAAATGGTTGGGCGGTATAGTCCCTTATGGATATAGAGTAAACACTGAAGGTTTTTTGGAGATAAACGAAGATCCTCTCCCTGGGAAAGAAAATTTATCTGAGGCTGGAATTGTGAGGCTGATTTATCATCTTGTATCTAGTCAGAGAATGTCTACCATTAAGGTTGCAGATTACCTAAACGATTTAAAAATCCCACCGTCCTATATCGTACATGGACGGAAGGTTAAGAAAGGGCTTGATCGCGGAAAACGTAAAGAAAGTACTGCCGGTATATGGAGACCTGGACGCATTAGTACCATATTAAAAAATACTACTTATAAGGGATATCACGATTATGGGAAACGGTCCAAAAGAGAACGTGAAATAATTCGTCGTGAAGTGCCTGCTATCGTCCCAGAAGAGACCTGGGACATTGCTCAACAAACTCTCAGAGATAATCAATTTGAGAGTGTACGTAACTCAAAGAGTCAGTATATGCTTCGTGGTTTAATCAAATGTGGGTGCTGTGGTATTACGTATATGGGAACTTCCTTTGGATCGGGACCTCGTAATCAAAATGGTAAACGCATTAAAAAACCGTTTTATATATGCGGTGGGAAAAGGATATACAAAGGGCCGATATTGGGTAAGTGCCCTTCTAAAAACATCCCTTGTGATTGGATAGAAGCGTTGGTTTGGGAAGAGTGTGTCGATTTTATTCTTAACCCTGGGGATGCACTACAAGAGCTTGAAGATGGAATGATAGTTAAGAGGAGTGAGACCGAGGATTATAAAAATGAGATCTTTATAATTAAGAAGAGTATTGATGACAAAGAAACTGAACGTCAAAGTATCTTAAATCTATATAGACAAAAAATGATCACTGCGCTCGATGTAGAAAAGCAACTGCAGGGAATAATGCAAGAGTCCATTAATTTAGAGAATCGAATCAAGGAACTGAATGCATTGATCGAAGCCGAGAAACATATTTCTATAAAATTTGATTCTGCAGAAAAATTACTTTTAGACTTTCGATCAAAAATTGAAAACGATCCGCCTTTTGAGGTTAAACGACAAATCATAAAAGCTTTAGTCAAAGAGATCACTGTTATCACAGATGGACCAGAGGATGGAAATAGTAAAAGAAAAAAAGCTGAAGTTAAAGTTCGGTACAACTTTGAGCATGCACAAGGTAATCTCCTCACGCTTGTCCGTGCGGATATTTAG
- a CDS encoding ImmA/IrrE family metallo-endopeptidase yields MFIHYQMTNLEQFLEDIYKQNNITSPHQISIDEISHRLNVWVHKAEVRSRAVESTAGMHSMFLDSRITPEEQHFEFLHELCHLLRHTGNQTIMPESFTQAQEDEAERFILYAAVPFSMFSQLPIPGYHSEAVAYLSEIFRVPFEFAERRLDQIIRREFQGILMDAVNQADMTEERKPQWTAETHRILDKLDRQLVANGMPSYEDKGLLRP; encoded by the coding sequence ATGTTTATACACTATCAAATGACTAATCTGGAACAATTTTTAGAGGATATCTATAAGCAAAACAATATTACCTCTCCCCATCAAATCTCTATAGACGAGATTTCCCATCGTTTAAATGTCTGGGTTCACAAAGCGGAGGTAAGAAGTCGAGCAGTAGAATCCACAGCCGGTATGCACAGCATGTTCCTTGATAGCCGAATAACACCGGAAGAGCAACACTTTGAATTTCTTCACGAGCTTTGTCACCTTCTTCGACACACAGGCAATCAAACAATCATGCCTGAGTCATTTACACAAGCTCAAGAGGATGAGGCCGAACGGTTCATCCTATACGCCGCTGTCCCCTTCTCAATGTTTTCACAATTGCCTATTCCAGGCTATCACAGCGAAGCCGTGGCTTACTTATCAGAAATCTTTCGGGTTCCTTTTGAGTTTGCCGAGCGCCGCCTTGATCAGATCATCCGGCGAGAGTTTCAAGGTATCCTTATGGACGCAGTGAACCAGGCAGATATGACTGAGGAACGGAAACCTCAATGGACCGCAGAGACACATCGAATTCTTGATAAATTAGATCGTCAGCTCGTGGCCAACGGAATGCCAAGTTATGAAGATAAAGGCCTTTTACGACCTTGA
- a CDS encoding helix-turn-helix domain-containing protein: MLDLDRLATLRLKKKLTHQNMADKLGITRQGYGNYESGKRDVDTQTLTKIAKILETNSDYLLGQINDPSPDKSNLNSTELDAFETFISNPEHGLFFKDYLNAPEERREEMRQIFKILQEKEKGRKPGDPQGE, translated from the coding sequence GTGCTCGACTTAGATCGATTAGCTACATTAAGACTTAAAAAAAAACTTACACATCAAAATATGGCAGATAAATTAGGAATAACACGACAAGGTTACGGGAACTACGAATCCGGTAAGCGTGATGTAGATACACAGACATTAACAAAAATAGCAAAAATTCTTGAGACAAATTCAGACTATTTACTTGGACAAATTAATGACCCTTCCCCAGATAAAAGTAATTTGAACTCTACAGAACTGGATGCATTTGAAACCTTCATCAGTAACCCTGAGCATGGCTTATTTTTCAAAGACTATCTAAATGCACCAGAAGAACGACGTGAAGAAATGCGTCAGATTTTTAAGATCTTACAAGAGAAGGAAAAAGGACGTAAGCCCGGGGACCCACAGGGGGAATAA